In bacterium, the DNA window CAGCAGCGTCGTCGCGGACGAGAACTACATCCGCGCCTCCCTGCTCGATCCGCAGGGCCAGGTGGTGGAGGGCTTCGAGCCCGTGATGCCGACCTTCCAGGGCCGCATCAGCGAGAAGGAGATCGGCATGATGATCGAGTACCTCAAGACCCTGAGCGACCAGGGGGCGCAGCCGTGACGACGAGCCCGCAGCCGCAGGTCCCGGGCGGCGACGACAACTACCTCACGCATGGCCACGGCCTGAAGTCCTGGTTGACGACGCTGGACCACAAGCGGATCGGCGTCCTCTACCTGATCTCGGTCCTGACGAGCTTCTTCCTCGGCGGCCTCTTCGCGATGCTGGTGCGCACGGAGCTCTTCACGTCGGGCCGCACGATCATGGACGCGCAGGACTACAACCAGTCCTTCACGCTCCACGGCGCGATCATGATCTTCCTCTTCATCATCCCGAGCATCCCGGCCGCCTTCGGCAACTTCGTGCTGCCGGTGATGCTCGGCGCCAAGGACGTCGCCTTCCCGCGCCTGAACCTGGCGAGCTGGTACCTCTACGTCGTCGGCGCCGTCTTCGCGCTGGTCTCGATCCTCGCCGGCGGCGTCGACACGGGCTGGACCTTCTACACGCCCTACAGCACCTCGACCGGCGGCGCCGTCGTCTGGCTGACGATGGGCGCCTTCATCCTCGGCTTCAGCTCGATCTTCACGGGTTTGAATTTCATCGTGACGATCCACAAGCTCCGGCCGCAGTGGATGAGTTGGTTCAAGATGCCGCTCTTCCTCTGGTCGCTCTACGCAACGGCGGTGATCCAGGTGCTGGCGACGCCGGTGCTCGGCATCACGCTCGTGCTGCTCGTCATCGAGCGCAGCTTCGGGGTGGGCATCTTCGACCCCGCGCTCGGCGGCGATCCCGTGCTCTACCAGCACTTCTTCTGGTTCTACTCGCACCCGGCCGTCTACATCATGATCCTGCCCGGGATGGGCATCATCAGCGAGCTGGTCTCGGTGTTCAGCCGCAAGCACATCTTCGGCTACCGCTACATCGCCTACTCGAGCATCGCGATCGCGATCT includes these proteins:
- a CDS encoding cytochrome c oxidase subunit I → MTTSPQPQVPGGDDNYLTHGHGLKSWLTTLDHKRIGVLYLISVLTSFFLGGLFAMLVRTELFTSGRTIMDAQDYNQSFTLHGAIMIFLFIIPSIPAAFGNFVLPVMLGAKDVAFPRLNLASWYLYVVGAVFALVSILAGGVDTGWTFYTPYSTSTGGAVVWLTMGAFILGFSSIFTGLNFIVTIHKLRPQWMSWFKMPLFLWSLYATAVIQVLATPVLGITLVLLVIERSFGVGIFDPALGGDPVLYQHFFWFYSHPAVYIMILPGMGIISELVSVFSRKHIFGYRYIAYSSIAIAIFGFLVWGHHMFTSGQSGLANMIFSALTFSVSIPSAIKVFNWLTTMYKGSLRLDTPMLYVLSFLFLFTIGGLTGLFLGTLATDIHLHDTYFVVAHFHYVMMGGTLIAFLGGLHYWWPKMFGRMYSELWGRVAAVLIFVGFNVTFFTQFVMGSKGMPRRYYNYPPEFEIYHQISTYG